Proteins from a single region of Primulina tabacum isolate GXHZ01 chromosome 5, ASM2559414v2, whole genome shotgun sequence:
- the LOC142547413 gene encoding tubulin gamma-1 chain, whose product MPREIITLQVGQCGNQIGMEFWKQLCLEHGISREGILEDFATQGGDRKDVFFYQADDQHYVPRAVLMDLEPRVINGIQNSEYRNLYNHENVFIADHGGGAGNNWASGYHQGEQYEEDLMDMIDREADGSDSLEGFVLCHSIAGGTGSGMGSYLLETLNDRYSKKLVQTYSVFPNQNETSDVVVQPYNSLLTLKRLTLNADCVVVLDNTSLNRIAVERLHISTPTFAQTNSLVSTVMSASTTTLRYPGYMNNDLVGLLASLIPTPRCHFLMTGYTPLTVERQANVIRKTTVLDVMRRLLQAKNIMVSSCARTKEASQAKYISILNIIQGEVDPTQVHESLQRIRERKLVNFIDWGPASIQVALSRKSPYVQTAHRVSGLMLASHTGIRHLFSKCLSQYEKLRKRQAFLDNYRSHPMFAEDLSEFDESRDVIESLVDEYKACESPDYIKWGMEDPNHVLSVEGNTSGTVEPKLEL is encoded by the exons ATGCCGAGGGAAATTATCACGTTGCAGGTGGGACAATGTGGGAATCAGATCGGGATGGAGTTTTGGAAGCAGCTCTGCCTCGAACATGGCATCAGCAGAGAAGGAATTCTCGAGGACTTTGCTACCCAG GGAGGTGACCGTAAAGATGTGTTTTTCTATCAAGCAGATGATCAACATTATGTACCACGTGCAGTACTTATGGATTTGGAGCCTAGGGTCATTAATGGAATTCAAAACAGTGAATACAGAAATCTCTATAATCATGAAAATGTCTTCATTGCAGATCACGGAGGGGGTGCTGGGAACAATTGGGCCAGTGGATACCATCAG GGTGAGCAATATGAGGAGGATCTAATGGACATGATCGACAGAGAGGCTGATGGCAGTGATAGTCTCGAGGGTTTTGTGTTGTGCCATTCTATTGCCGGGGGAACAGGCTCAG GAATGGGTTCTTATCTTTTGGAGACTCTTAATGATCGCTATAGTAAAAAACTTGTTCAGACGTACAGCGTGTTTCCTAACCAAAATGAAACTAGTGATGTGGTCGTTCAGCCATACAACTCTCTTTTGACGCTCAAGAGGCTCACACTAAATGCTGATTGTGTAGTTGTTCTTGATAATACTTCCCTTAACAGGATTGCTGTAGAGCGACTTCATATTTCAACTCCCACCTTTGCCCAAACAAATTCTCTAGTTTCTACGGTCATGTCAGCAAGCACAACAACCTTGCGCTATCCAGGATACATGAACAATGACTTAGTTGGCCTCCTTGCTTCGTTGATCCCTACCCCCCGATGTCACTTTCTAATGACAGGATATACACCACTTACGGTAGAACGCCAG GCTAATGTCATCCGGAAAACAACTGTGCTTGATGTGATGAGAAGACTTCTTCAG GCAAAAAATATCATGGTTTCTTCTTGTGCTCGAACAAAAGAGGCAAGCCAGGCGAAATACATATCCATCTTAAATATTATCCAGGGAGAAGTGGATCCCACTCAG GTTCATGAAAGTTTACAGAGGATTCGTGAAAGAAAGCTAGTTAATTTTATAGATTGGGGCCCTGCTAGCATTCAG GTTGCTTTGTCGAGAAAATCTCCTTATGTTCAGACTGCTCATAGG GTTAGTGGTCTCATGCTAGCGAGCCACACTGGCATCCGCCACTTATTCTCCAAGTGCTTGAGTCAGTATGAGAAGCTGAGAAAGAGACAAGCTTTTCTCGACAATTACAGAAGTCACCCAATGTTTGCC gaagatctttcagaatttGATGAATCTAGAGACGTGATTGAGAGTCTTGTTGACGAGTACAAGGCGTGTGAGTCCCCAGATTACATCAAGTGGGGAATGGAG GATccaaaccatgttctgtctgtgGAAGGAAATACTAGCGGGACAGTGGAGCCAAAATTAGAACTGTGA